The nucleotide window tcAATTCTGAAAATCATTTGTAAATTTAATACTTTCAAACCTcccataaaaattgaaattaaacagGTAAATGTTCCACATTGAATCAAACCATATGTAACTAGTTAGTTCAAATTTGAATACTGTGAACGTATCTTTATTTCACAGCATCAAGGCTAGTACATGACccattttttttccactttttaaATCAAAAACTTCGTGCATataaacttgaaaaaaaattatattttgtatataGGAAAACAATATGCTTTTAAGTGTTCCATCATAcgtttttttacttataattattataattgtgtTTGTTGCTCTCTACTTTTTGAAAGATCTATTGAATTTGAAGGTCACTAGAAAAGAGTTGAAGAACACGTCTAAGGATAAAAAGGTGTTTTAGGTTTGTTACGTGGAAAtcttttttctcctttgaaaacTATTTAGTAAAAACTAAGAGATTCATTTTTGAAACAATTACTATACAGTCAAAattccaaattttattttttagtttgtttaccgAATATTTGTTACCCTGTACCCGATATTGAATTTGCAAAAGAACATTTATACTTTTCAGTATTAGAAGCCATAATGCAACAAAATATACATTGAAGATATggaacatgtatttttttacaatCTTATAACCCATTTCATAGGGGTCTTTTAGCTTGTTTGAGTCTTGGAGAAAAAAATGTCCTCTTCAAATGCAGACACGCAATCAAGAAACTGCCATGTCATTAAAAATATCCACATTACAGTAGTCAGGTGGTAAGATTATCTGTCACATCAACACCTTCTATGTGACTGGTCTGTTGGAAGCTAAACAAAAGGAATAATCTCAAATTGCAGGCATAGTTTCGGTGTTAATTTTAACATAGGCATTTTTCAGATTTCATGTATATTATAGTAACAAATTTAACAATTAATCATTCTTCAATCAATCAAGCATATTTTTTAGGCCATTAATCAAATATGTTTTTCGTTCTATACCGCTAAGATTTAACATAATAATGATTTATGGAGAAATAATTCATACATTATTTTTGAGGAATGGAGAGATAATACATACAcaatactatatttttaaaacgATTTTAATATTCTTTCACGGTCTTATATTTTTAGTGCTTTAATATTTGCAATACCACCTAAAAAACAAGTATTGAGAAATCATTTAAttgatatgtttttatattgtaaTATCCTCATTTTTCTCATTGACTTTTTTGTTTGACCTGATCgttaactatttttattttttggaaactTTCTTTAGGGGGGATTTTTTTTCACCTGGTCGTTGACTATTTTCTTTAGGGAACTTATTCATTGACTATAAATAACTACTCTGTAAATatcactcttttattttttacgagAAATTCTCGTTATTTTGTAAAAGTATATTAAATAGTGCACATAGAATCATTTTACgaaaacaaatcataataattattgataaaaaaaattctaattatatGTAAGGGTAGATGGGCTTCATATGAGGATGAGTTTATTCTTTGTTGCAAATATTTTAGTAGGACTGGGCATGATATATGAAGCCGTCCACAACCCGAAATAGAGAAAGTCTTGCTTAGGGACAAACCCAAATGCAAAAATTTTGGACACACTCACACAAatgcttatttatttatttattttttaaaaattggtgtaatgatgttaaatgatgtgattaattttatttgtgtttgcaTCTACTTAGGACTTTCTCTCCGAAATAACAGAGTCACCTGCGGGTCTTTCGGGGCGGGTTTAAATCGGTCTCTGgtcaataaataagaaaaaaaatgggtttttttGGGCTTAAATGGTCGAACCGGGTTATATTAAATCCAAAACCGGCCTAGCCGAAACCGACCGAAGATCCAACTAAGcccaataattttttgttacttATAGGCCCAAAATAAAAGTCCAGTCCAACTGGATTATCCAACATATATATAGTGCAAGAAACCCTAGAAAGTAGATACATGAACTCACCACCACACCTCCATCATCTCTCTCTACCTCTAATCAGCCACCACGCTCAAACGTTCTCACACACAAAAAACTCTGCAACACAACACTCACTACACCTTCATTATCTCTCTCTGATTATCTTCTCTGATCTTGTCcgaaaaatctcaatttttttctcaatttttttttgtctaaatctCACTTTTCGGAATATTCaacaagagaagaaaaaaactcaGTTTCAAGAATACTGGATCTAgattcaaaaacataaaaatccaTGACTTAAGTAAAGAAGTTGATTTACAACTTCTTTGGTTTATTGTCAATATCTTCATCTCTTTTTCCCGAGCCCTCAAAGCCCTCAATTCTCAACATATTTCAGAGCCTCATTTTTTTGAACTAAGGGTCGATCTCCAGTGAgttagtgttttgtttttcgcCAATACAACTTTCTGCAAGCTCTAAGTATTTAAATTTCTTATCATTTGCGTTTGTTAATTTACAGATTTTCTTGGTTGCAAATCTGGCGTTTGTGTAAATTTCCATTAACTTTTAAGCTTGAATATTTCAGTCTTCTTCAAAGATGAAATGATATTGTGAGTATCTTCTAGTTTTTTTATGTAtggattatgttttttttttttcttcttctttttttttttttttttttttttttttgttagatttgCTTTTTAAGTGTATTTTGcttttatttgttgttgttaaccATTAACGTATTAAAAAATCTATTCTTCATATCTAggtgaaaattattttaatctaGATCATTTTATAAATTGGTTTGCTGAAAATGATAAAGAAGgttctaaaagaaaataatgaaattttacATAAACACATTTAGGTAAGATATGATAAAGGATCGTAAAAGAATCATTTAAATCAGTGAGTATGAAATTGAGAAATCTTCACCATGTTTTATCGCCACTTTTCCcctttaataataatatttataagtgAATGAaagtgcattttttttaaataacaatgaaaataccgtttttctttcatttttaacaaGTTGTTTGCTTAGCATagttaaatataagaaaatagtCAAATGTATGATTACATATGTTTTGATTCAAAGTTTAGTTTGAATTATTATGGgaagtttgaaaattataatttacGAATGATTTTTATTCTATCTTTTGTATGTTTTTCGAATTTTTGTCTAACAGCATACCTTAGTTTGTTGTCATACATGATCCATCTCCTTATAAAAATGACTCTTAGGGTCCATATTATCATttgatttcttttattcatGTGCTTATTGagcaggttttttttttatagagccAATTCTCCCATCTTCCTTATCATCTATTGGAGCAAAGAGTTCTAACAACTATAGCTTAGGGTTCATGTTTATATTtctgttgatattttattttcatgcatacaaatctattttattttgagtttaactATTACATTAGCATGAATCGATTATTACTTGAAAAAGTTACTATTGTCAATTTGGATTTGTCAACAAATCCCACTATGGTCTTTACCATCAAAACAATTTGTTGTGAATGCATATATTTTCTCTCTAGAGGACTTCCATGGAATTGTTTgtgatttcatttttcaaaattatgtGCAAGTGTGTCTCTTGTGATTCAAGGAAGCGGACACCGAGTGAATGAGAAAGACATACATGAAGCAGAGCTAAAAAATGGAAATACAATGTGAAAGTTAAAATCACAGAGCTACCACTTGAAAAAAGGGTTTGTATTAGTTCTTTCTATATCAGAGTTAGATATGTATGCAGATTTTGAATAATTGTCACGaagtatatagttttttttattagggacATGGTTTTTATTGTCCCTTATAAATAACTATATACTTCACCACCATTAATTCAAAACCAACATACATATATGTCATGTCTTTGATATAGAAAGAATTAATACAAACCCATTTTTTAAGTGGTAGCATTTTGATTTTCACTTTCACACTGTATTTCCATTTTTTAGCTCTGCTTCCTGTATGTCTTTCTCATTCACTCGGTGTCCGCTTCCTCGAATCACAAGAGACACGATTGCGCGTAATTCTGAAAAATGCAATCACAAACAACTCAATGGAAGTATTCTATAAGAAGTGATATACATTTACAACAAACTCTTTTAATTGTAAATATCTTTAGTCAGATTTACAGACAAATCCAAATTCACAATAGGTGTTTTTTCAAGTAATACTGGATTAATGCTATATGTAATagttaaatacaaaatcaaaaactaaatagatttgtatgcatgaaaatagaatatacacaaaaatataaatatggacCCTAAGCTATAGTAGTTACAAATCTCTACCCTAAAAGATGATAAGGAAGATGGAAGAATCGACTCTATAAAAAGCAACCAACTCAATAATATGGATCCTAAGCGTTGTTTCTATAAGGTGTAGAAGATCATGTATGACAGCAACACAATGAATGATGCTAGTAAAAAATTCGCCCAACATACAAAAGATAGAAAGCCTCCTAGGAGAGGCTGGTCAGCAATCATGAAACTTATTTCTTGGAACTGTCCTGGGTTGGGGTACCTGTGAGAAGTCAGAACCGTTAAATGGATCTTGTTAATTCACAACCAAGATTTCGTGTACTTAATGGAGACTAAGTTTGCTTCACGTGATCCAATCTACTCAATCTTGAAATCTATTGGTTCCTTAACCAATTGTTTTTCTGTTGCCTTAAATACTACTAGTGGTGGTAAATCCACTACAAATCTAAATCCTTTTAATTTTCCTAAAATAcaagaatttattttaaaaattatatttcatgtctatcctgaaaaaacataataaaaatcatttgtaaatttaataatttcaaacctcccataaaaattgaaattaagcaGGTAATTGTTCCACATCGAATCAAACCATATGTATATTCAGGGGGGATTTTTTTCACTTGGTCGTTGACTATTTTCTTTAGGGAACTTATTCATTGACTATAAATAACTACTCTGTAAatattactcttttattttttacgagAAATTCTCGTTATTTTGTAAAAGTATATTAAATAGTGCACAAAGAATCATTTTACgaaaacaaatcataataattattgataaaaaaaaatgctaattaTAAGTAAGGGTAAATGGGCTATATATGAGGATGACTTTATTCTTTGTTGCAAATATTTTAGTAGAACTGGGCATGATATATGAAGCCGTCCACAACCCGAAATAGAGAAGTCTTGCTTAGGGACAAACCCAAATGCAAAAAGTTTGGGCACACTCACAcaaatgcttattattattttttttataaaaaaattggtgtaatgatgttaaatgatgtgattaattttatttgtatttgcaTCTACTTATGTTTTTCTCTTCGAAATAACAGAGTCACCCGCGGGTCTTTCGGGGCGGGTTTAAATCGGTCTCTGgtcaataaataagaaaaaaatgagtttttttgggCTTAAATGGTCGAGCCGGGTTATATTAAATTCAAAACCGGCCTAGACGAAACCGACCGAAGATCCAACTAAGcccaataattttttgttacttGTTGGCCCAAAACTAAAAGTCAAGTCCAACTGGATTATCCAACATATATATAGTGCAAGAAACCCTAGAAAGTAGATACATGAACTCACCACATCACCTCCATCATCTCTCTCTACCTCTAATCAGCCGCCACACTCAAAAGTTCTCACACACAAAAAATTCTGCAACACAACACTGACTACACCTTCATCATCTCTCTTTGATTATCTTCTCTGATCTTGTCcgaaaaatctcaattttttttggtctaaatCTCACTTTTCGGATTGTTCAACAAGAGAAGAAAAAGCTCAGTTTCAAGAATACTGGATCTAgattcaaaaacataaaaatccaTGACTTAAGTAAAGAACTTGATTTACAACTTCTTTGGTTTATTGTCAATATCTTTATCTCTTCTTCCGAAGCCCTCAAAGCCCTCAATTTTCACCATATTTCAGAGCCATCATTTTTGTGAACTAAGGTTCGATCTCTAGTAAAGTTAATGTTTTGTTTTCCACCAATACAATTTTCTTATCATTTGCGTTTGTTAATTTACATATTTTCTTAGTTGCAGATCAGGAGTTTGTGTGAATTTCCATTAACTTTTAAGCTTGAATATTTCAGTCTTCTTCAAAGATGGAATGATATTGTGAGTATCTTCTAGTATTTTTATGTATGGattatgtttgtgtgtgttAGATTTGCTTCTTTAAgtgtattttgaatttttttttattgttaaccATTaacgtattaaaaaaaatctattcttTATATCTAggtgagaatcattttaatCTAGATCATTTTATAAATTGGTTTCCTGAAATGGAAAAAGAAGgttctaaaagaaaataatgaactCTTACCTAAACACATGAAATTGAGTGATTGACAATATGAGAGATCTTCACCATGTCTCATCGCTACTTTTCCcctctaataataatatttatgagTGAATGAAAGtgcagtttttttatttaacaatgaaaataccatatttatttcatttaattaaatatgcactatttatttaaatgaatttttaactaggAATTATTCATAAGGTCAAAGAGTAGTTCTAATTATTTTCTAGTTTCACTTGCAAATCTAATTAATTACAAATCTAATTTCAATGTACGATGAAAGGAAAAGACTTGAAGCGCGTGGCTGTATTTTTGTTGGAATGGAAAGTCATGTGTTTCACTAAAATGTAGCTTTTAATCACAACCATTAAATTAGATCCAATGAATATAAATGACTCATTTCATCCCTCTTTATAACCACCTCTCTCATTTGATacatcccatatatatataaggaaacactacaagaaaaactGCATTTTGCGACACTTCATCTGCGACCCTTAACTTACAACTGCCTCAAAATGCATTTTTGCAACGGTTGTTGCGGCTGTTTTGTGAACCGTCGCGAGTTTTATTTGATAATCAATGACAAGGCGCGTTATAATTTTCATTCCCCGCTTAACCAAAATTTCACTCCCCCCTTTCTCACTTTCCCAAAACCCCCAAATCCttctgaagaaaaaaaccaCTCATTATTGCTCACTCCCCCAAATCCTAACAGATTCACAAATCTTTCCCCCAAATCCTAACAACAGATTCCCCCAAATCTTTCCCACTCGTTTCTCACTCCCAATCGTTGCTCACTCAATCGCGATTCACAGATTCTCAGAATGACAGATTCACAAAACCTAACATGAGATTCACAAAACCTAACCCCCAACAATCACAAGGACTGAATCGTGATTTGGATTCAATCAATTGTGTTTTGGATTCACTCAATCGTTGCTCACTCAATCGCGTTGCTCAGTCAATCGTGTTTTGGATTCACTCACTCAAACGGTCAAATCGAAATTCAAACGGAACTCAGCTCACCCAATCGCAGAATCTTCTCACTCACTCACTGAATCGGTGCTCAAAAGGTTCTCACTCACTCTTTGTTCTCCTGAATCGTGTTTAAAGAATTTTtggataatttttgtttttattttttattttttaaagaatttggCTTATATTTACTGCCACTAAAAATCTGGGAGCCTGattttttggtttgaaattAGATTTTACCACCACCCACTATTTTTTCCTGTTTTGGATTCAGATTTCATATCAAATACTACATCTATAAGCTTATTGAAGGCATACTGTTACATATCAAGTtaagattttattgtttttcagatagtttattattttaggtcaaaatgatttttttatttttaaacccatttcgttttttttctcttgtttatgtttttttttatcttcattgttgtgttcttttgttttatttgactGAATCAGTACTTGTATGTTGTggtcagattttttttgtttcaaaaactTTAACAGAGTTATTGGTCTTCAAAAATGATCACACTTCATTGAtgtattcttttgttttatttaagtgAATCAGTACTCATATGTTGTGTTTAGAGTTTAAAGTTTCAAACATGATGATCGTAGTACTCATATGTTGGCTTATAGTTACGACAGTAGAGGGGAATGTGTTATTTGGTAAGTAAGCCATAAAAATTTGAGCATGTGGCTTATATTTACTGccacttaaaaaggaaattcGACTTTGCAGCAAGCTAACTAACTACAACTTTAGTTTTTGGTAAAAGTCATGTGTTGTAAGATTCATATTCATGTTTAACTTTATACTTTAACTTAGTGTATGATATGTTTATACTTTATACCCAGTTCTCTTTGAATTCTATTAATCTTTTAATGTTTAGTAACTTAGAGAGTTACTGttctagtaaaaaataaatcataacaaaaataatattgaataaTTGTAAATCTCAATTTGTTACGAAAATGCAGTTGCATATGTATCCCTCCCAATCCCTGTTAACTGAATTCTTTATGAGTGCATATCATTGTGTTTGACTGAGCTACTGTGTATGATACCATCAATAGTTGATGTGATGAATTGGGTCTGATGTGCATAGTATGAATTGGGTATGATACCATTAACAGTTGCATAGTATGAATTGGGAGAATTGATATGTAGATGTGTTAAGGGTCTGATGTGATGATAATATTTCATCACTTAGCAGGTTTTGTTCCTAAACTTCATATGTCAAAGATAAATACAtagaatatttttaataaatcaatatatttaTGCAGCATACATAAGtcaattgaaatatttgttcaacTCAACTGCTTCTTTCAACTAAGCATCTCTCTTTCTCCTTCTACCGGCCACTGGAATCAACTATATTATGTTTATGGGTTGCCTATTCCTTAGGACAAACAGAAAAAAGAAGGACAGGGAGTAGCATCCAGAAATATGAATTAGATCCAAACCATTCAATCTATATACAATCCATAGTCACTCCTTCCTTTCCTAGCAGATCTGTAGATTGCTGCCAATTGTGCATATACATTGAGGAAGATAAAAGACCAGTTTAAAATACGAGAATCACTGTCTGATATATCTACAATAGAACTGTAAAATAACAAGTTAGAAACTACAGAATAGTGAAATTGAACTGTTTTATGAATCACTTCATGAACCACATCTGTTACTTTATCGAGAGGCTATAGTCTTAGCTTTGGCTTTGAAATGGCAATGTAATGTTAACTTTTgcaatattaacaaaaaaaaactggaCAGAAAGATGAGCCTCGAAAAGCTGCCAACAGGTGTAGTACGAAAAGCTGCTATCTATATCTATTGTTTACTTTATTTGAAGTAATATGCCCCTGTAGAGTTTGCCGTTTCAAAAAACCGCAAAGTAGGAGTGTAATGTTCGACCACCTAAAGTGGTCACCATTTCCAAAGGGGTACACTGTTTGGCTGCATCATGGGGAGTCCTTGGGAGAAACTAGTAGCGTCTCAACTAGTACTATTCCAAATATAGGTCAAGACACGGTGGTTGTTGAAGATCCTATTCAAAACATGATCAATGATGCGTTTGGAGTTGATAGGGATCAGACAAATGAGGAACCCATTGCATCAAATGAAGAGATTGATCGAGATGAAGATGTGATACCAAGTGTAAGTGAAGAAAGGAATGAAGCCAAAGAATTCTATGAATTAACTAGAGATGCAGAACAACCTTTGTATGAAGGGTGTGCAAGATATTCAAGATTGTCTTTTTTGTTAAAGTTGTATCACATCAAGTGTTTGTGTGGGTTGAGTGATAAGTCGTTGACAATGATTTTAGAGCTATTAAAGGATGCATTTGAATTTGCAAGTATTCCAAGTTCGTTCTATGAagcaaagaaaacaattacaaAACTTGGTATGAATTATGTGAAGATACCTGCATGTCCCAACGATTGTATGCTTTATTGGGGTGAAGATGAAGAGAGGGAGACCTGTAAAATTTGTAACACTTCAAAATGGAAATCAGGGGAAAAGGATTGTGTTGTCAATAATCGTAAAAAAGTTCCAGCAAAAGTTCTTCGTTATTTTCCATTAAAACCTCGATTGAAAAGACTGTTTTTTTCATCAAAGACTGCCGAGGATATGAGATGGCATGCAATTGATAATAACAACGACGGAATGATGAGGCATAATTGATATACATttgaatatatatgatttttcttgttttgtgtTAACTAACAATTTgcttttttatgtttatgttgtaaGTCAaagtttgttgttgatgatgatggagaccataaaaaatatgttatctCTAGCCTTGGAAAGAAATGGAGGGATGGAAAGTCTCGATTGTTTAATAAACATTACAAATGGGAACTCACATTAGAGGAGAATCTCAAAAATCGTCCAAGTTTTATTCACCCAGATCATTGGGctgtttttgtcaattttaagaGGAAGGCTGAACAAGTGGTAAATTATGGtttcatttgtttattgtttaagCTTTTAACTGAAGCGtgtataaaaattattgtttcaaTTAATGCAGGCGATTGcacaaaaaaatacaagaaatcGGGAAAAGCAAAAAACTCCTCATACACTAGGAACTGACTCGCTTGCGATCAGAAAAGATGAGTTGGTATGGTTCACTCACAGATGAGTTTATCTTTGATATGTTGATTTTTTGTGTATGCAATACTCTGTAATTAGTGATCTCATCTGGACGTACATTATAAGACTGTTTGGAAATGAACAAGTAATTATTATATGTGCTTACTTGTAGGAATTGAGATATGGTCGAGAATATAGCAGGGGAGATATGTATGCTGTTTCGCATAAAGATGCCAAGGGAAAATTTGTAAATGAATATGCAAGGCAAAAAGCTGTAAGTAACAATTTCTTTTCTGCACAATTGAAAAAGAGGTCATAATACCTCATAGCTCGCCTAAAATGAAATGTTTACATTATCACTGTATTATTGCCTAAAGAGGTCATAACATTGaaagtttatgttttatttaatttatgaaatatttgacATTATCACTGTCAAAATTTGTTGATGGTCTGTTTTATTTACTTGTTTCATGAACTGTTGTATATGCAGGAACTATTGCAAGTTGAAATGCAAAACACTCAATGTGAGAATGAAGCATTTTTCAAAGTGTTTGGAAAGGAACATGCTGGATATGTCCGTTCTATGGGGCTTGGGATAACACCATCTCGAATCTCTAGTCGCTCTACTAGATTAGCCTCATCTTCCATTGAGACTAATgagaaaatgttgaaaatgCAAGCTGAGATTGATTCTCTTAAGGAGAAGGCTTCACAAGTTGATTTCTTGAATGCGCAAGTTGCTTTTTTAATGCAAATGCAAGTGCAAAATTCTAGAGACAAAGAGGTAACTTTTACCAAACTATTGCAAAAACATcttctcttttaaaaataaaattagaagttGATATCTGCAAGAGTCTTTAGACTTGTCTTTGTATAACTGCTATGACTGGCTTATTTTTGTCACTACTGAATGTTGTGTTTTTAACTGTATCTTGACACTTCTGATGCTTTTTTTGAGCAATACAAGTACTCGAATATTGTGCCATTTATCGATATATTTGATATctctggtgtttttttttttcttttcagtttcAATATTTTGCGTTTCAATTTACTACTAAtcattatcttattttttttccttcttttcagCCAACAAATTTAGAAACAAGAGATGGTAGACATTCATCTGAGTCTAGCCACCGCCTTGATGATCACTGAAGCAACATCACTAGGGAACTTCTAATTTTGCTACAACTGTTTTTTTATGGACTTATAATTTTGCTACAGCTGTTTTGAATGTTCAGTCACTAGTGTTTCattttttgaatgtttaaaCTTGGCActgtatatattttgttttagttaagTTGATGTATGGATCAAACTTCTTACTCTTGAATTTatgtatattttgcattttaagTCTTTAGTAATATATTTTGAGATTGTCTTCAAAAtctagagaattttttttaaatcagggcatattaaattatattttgagattgtgactt belongs to Medicago truncatula cultivar Jemalong A17 chromosome 6, MtrunA17r5.0-ANR, whole genome shotgun sequence and includes:
- the LOC112422574 gene encoding uncharacterized protein — translated: MYAVSHKDAKGKFVNEYARQKAELLQVEMQNTQCENEAFFKVFGKEHAGYVRSMGLGITPSRISSRSTRLASSSIETNEKMLKMQAEIDSLKEKASQVDFLNAQVAFLMQMQVQNSRDKEPTNLETRDGRHSSESSHRLDDH